agggggcccacgaggaagggggcgcgccccccaccctcgtggacaggtggtggcccccctgacgtggattcttcttccagtatttttaatattttccaaaaataagttccatggagtttcaatcattccgagaacttttgtttctgcacataaataacaccatggcaattcttctgaaaacagcgtcagtccgggttagttccattcaaatcatgcaagttagagtccaaaacaagggcaaaagtgtttggaaaagtagatacgacagagacgtattacctcccctcctttatatacgggggagggggcaccccatagacacacaagttgatagttgtcttagccgtgtgcggtgccccctccacagatttccacctcggacatatcattgtagagcttaggcgaagccctgcgtcggtaacttcatcatcaccgtcaccacgtcgtcatgctgacgaaactctccctcggcctcagctggatcaagagtacaagggacgtcaccgagctgaacgtgtgcagatcgcggaggtgttgtccgttcggtacttggatcagttggatcgcgaagacgttcgactacatcaactgcattactaaacgcttccgctttcggtccacgagggtacatggacacactctccccgctcgttgctacgcatcacctagatggatcttgcgtgtgcgtaggaattttattgaaattactgcgttccccaacaaaaaaatCATTGGTATCTGTACACACAAAACCAAACAAGCTTGTCCCCAACACAAGAAGAAGGTCGTCAAGATTcttgtcttgctagttacaagattAACTTGCAAGTGGTAATGATAATGGGTAGGGAGGTAAAATAGTACAATAAAAATAGTAATTTTTTAAAGCTATCAGTAAAGGAGAATAGATTCAGGGGCATAGATTCACTAGTGACATCTCTCTCAAGGATACAAGTGTGGTGTCGTGAACAAATTACGATTGGGTAGTGATTAAATTGCAATTTTTTTATTTATGACTATGATCATTAATGGTATAATATCATATATGCATTACGTCTGTGATAAGTAGACCgttaatccaactgcatctactGCTAATAATCCATCCCAAGAACGATATTCAACATGCATCTCAaggtattaagtttataagaaatAGAGCATTGCAATAAGTATGATGGCATAATTTGGACAGTAAAACATCAATCAATATGAAGAGACACCAACTTTTATCCTACAAAGCACAAATCACTCTGAAGATAAACCCGTCAAACTTGGCCAAAAATGATAGATAGATCGGAGAGCACACAAAGTTATTCAATTATACAGCAAGAAGACTCAAAAGATTCAATTGAATGCAATGAACAATTTGATCATCAAGAGTCAATTCATCATATCCCAATAAACACATCCATGAATTACATCAGATGGATCTCAAGCATGTGAGGTATCTCACGGGAACTtggtattgaagatcagagagagggagagagagagagagtcatctAGATGCTACTATGGATCCTAAGGTCTTAAGGGAACTACTCGCACATGGTCACGGAGGTAGTAAGGTTGATGAAGAAGTCTCCGACGATGGATTCCTCCTCCGACAGAGTACCAGAATAGGCTTCCAGATTGGATCTCCTCGGAATAGAAGTTTGCAGTGGCAAATTTTTTTGGATAAAAATCTTCTGAAGGTTTTTGCTATTTATAAGATTTTTAGTCAGTGGAATGGATGTAAGGCGGTGGATAGGGGGCCCATATGACCTAGGGGCGCGACCAAGGCCCTAGCCGTGCCAGGTGGCTGTTTGGGGCCCCTTTAGCTCCTCCCGTTCCCCTCCGATACTTCCTAAAACCTTTGTGCCCATAAAAATCGTATTTAATCCTCAGGGGCTTTTGACCTCGATTTTTCTGTAAATTAAAAAAATACAGAAAATAACAAGTCACACTAGGCAgtgaattaataggttagtccagaaaATAATATAAATTGGCATAAAATGTATAAAAAAGTGATAATGTAGTAGTATGAATCAATCAAATATTATAAATATGTTTGAGACGTCTCAGGGATCCCTCGTGTCCTGTCGGCGTCGTCACGTGTCTGCCTGGCTTTATGTGGCCTTAAGACATGGAGGCACGGTGGACCCCAGGTCTTGCCAGTGAGAGGGCCCCTACTCCATTTTTAGGTGTCTTTTTGTGTTcatttagggtttgtgtcctgctcacgAAGAAGAGGACAACGACTCTCTAGTgatggaataagattctccccGTCTAGCCCTCATCCTGGTGGTCCATCTAGCATCGTCCAAGGGCCTATGGAGGTGTGTCTCTAGGGAACTTGCGGGATTCAGCCAGAGTTTGTTTTCGATGGATCTACTTGGATTCAATATTTGTCCGTCTGTGTTCGTGTGTCTATAGGTTAGATACTTTCAATCTACACTTCTCTTCATCGGAGATTGTTGATGTTCTAgtgcgttggtcctatggggccttagcgcAGCGACTTTCTGACTTTCTActaagggaggggcgatgacggggGCACGTCTTCCGCTTGCTCCTGAACACGGATGTAATCTTTGTTACTTGTGATGTTCTATGTATTGCCATGACTATCGATGAATAAATCAGAAGTTTTTCAATAAAAAGTCTTTAAGAATAAAACAAAACTGTAATTGCTAGTTTAGTCAGGCATGTCATGAACAGGAAAGCATAGTACGGTGGATAGGGCTAAGCGTTGTTGtatctccttcctcctccacaaGAAAAGCCCCTTCTCCTTTCGTCGGCGCTGCCGCCGGTCCGCCCTATCTCTGATGGCCTCGAAGCCATGGAGGTGCAGAGGATCTCGGCCGCCCGACGGCGGGAGGGACCCGTTCTCGTTCTTGTTAGAATCAGTGTCTTGGTTGAGTTGTGTGGCAGCGGCGATGTACTTAGTAGGAATAACATCTCCCACGTTCTATCACTGTCtcgatggtgcgtctagcatcgtcagAGGGAGTGTAAAGGTGTTTCTTCATCGGATCTCGCGGGATTTggtcggtgctggtcttcggtggatctgttTTCATCCGGTCTTCGTTCATCTTCGTTTGAGTGTTTACATGTTTGATCCTTCTGACCTACGCCTTTCTTCATCGGCAATGGTTGTTGCTctagtgcgctggtcctatggagCCTTAGCACGACGGACTTTCCGACTGactactacaataaggtttgtcCGGCTCCAGTGACGAAGGGGAGATGACAACAACACGTCTTCAGCTCGAtccagtgtttgtagtcgtcgctagatggttaacgaacatggttgtaatttttattatctcTGTTGTTCTttatactgccatgattgaagatgaatagattggaagtttctcaTAAAAAACGAAGCAATTAGTGCACTGTAAATGGAGTTTCTCTCAGAAAGTTTTAATCCATATGCCAGTCACTAGCACTGTCCATAGAATTAACTGACATAAACCCCTAAAATCCATAATGTCACAGTAACTCATAAACCTAAAAGCTACCACTAATAGTGCAATTTTCAAGCTAGTACATAACAACCTACTGCAATTATGCAGTTCCTCGTTACGTCACATTTGCAGTTCCTCATTACGTCACACACTTCTTCAGTCTTCAGAGCCTCACTTGCTCTCCACCCCCGCCTCCGCAGCTCTCCGCGGGGTGTTCTTCCGCCGGCTCCCATTCTGCCGGAATCCGGTCGGTGCCCTCGCTGGCGCGCCGCCCTTCTCCTCCGTCGCTGACGCCGAGCCGCGCTTCGACTGTCGCCGCCTCTTCTTCCCTCCGTTCCCAGCTGCGCCCGTCGACTCCCTGCGTGGCGCAATCTCTTCTTTTgtgccgtcgccgtcgtcttcaaccttggCGACATCCTCTTCCTCATCGACGTCGTGCTTGAA
This window of the Triticum aestivum cultivar Chinese Spring chromosome 5D, IWGSC CS RefSeq v2.1, whole genome shotgun sequence genome carries:
- the LOC123125009 gene encoding uncharacterized protein: MGRPRGGKAKESMEAAKNEDAGSAGEEVIPAYKRRGRPQKLFKHDVDEEEDVAKVEDDGDGTKEEIAPRRESTGAAGNGGKKRRRQSKRGSASATEEKGGAPARAPTGFRQNGSRRKNTPRRAAEAGVESK